AACACGGTCGTGGCGATAAAGTTAAAATCGTTAAGTTCCGTCGTCGTAAGCACTCTCGTAAGCAACAAGGTCACCGTCAGTGGTTCACAGAAGTGAAAATCACTGGTATCAACGCTTAATCGATTAGGAGAGTTTAACAATGGCACACAAAAAAGCTGGTGGTTCTACTCGTAACGGCCGCGATTCAGAAAGCAAACGTCTAGGTGTTAAGCGTTTCGGTGGTGAATCTGTTCTTGCAGGTAACATCATTGTTCGTCAACGTGGTACTAAGTTCCACGCTGGTAACAACGTAGGCCTTGGTAAAGACCACACTCTATTCGCTCTAACTGACGGTAAAGTTAAGTTTGAAGTGAAAGGTCCTAAAAACCGTAAATTCGTAAGCATCGAATCTGCTGAATAATCAGATTCTTAGCTTAGAAATTAGGTTTCTAGCTGAATTTAAAAGCCCTGCCGATTCGGCGGGGTTTTTTATTTTTAGCAAGGGCAAATATCCAGAGGCTTTTAACGCGGTGTAAGCTTAAGAGAAAACCTCTCGCTATTTGGTCCAAAGTAGAGCGACCCAAGATCTCAGGTGATCGATCTGTAAATGGGATCTGCTAGAATTTATATCATTGTCAATTGGCTTATATAAGCCTTGTAAGTGATATTGCAACGCACACAATGCGGAGTTACAGATGAAATTCGTTGATGAAGCGGTAGTAAAAGTTCAAGCCGGTGATGGCGGTAGTGGTGTCGTCAGTTTTTGGCGTGAGAAATTTATCACTAAAGGTGGTCCTGACGGTGGTGATGGTGGTGATGGCGGTGATATCTATATCCAAGCTGACGAGAACCTCAATACCCTGATTGATTACCGTTTCCAGCGCTTCTATGAAGCAGAACGTGGTGAAAATGGTCGTGGCGGTAACTGTACGGGCAAACGTGGTAAAGACAAAGTGCTACGTGTACCTGTCGGGACTCGTGCGGTTGATATTCACACCAATGAAGTGGTAGCGGAAGTCGCGGAACACGGCAAGAAGATGATGGTTGCAAAAGGCGGCTGGCATGGTCTTGGTAACACGCGTTTCAAATCTTCAGTTAACCGTGCGCCACGCCAGAAAACCTTGGGTACTAAAGGTGAAGTACGTGAACTGCGTCTTGAGCTACTATTGCTAGCAGACGTTGGTATGCTGGGCTTACCAAATGCAGGTAAGTCGACGTTCATTCGCGCGGTATCCGCTGCAAAACCAAAAGTGGCAGATTACCCATTTACAACGCTAATCCCAAGTCTTGGCGTGGTGAGTGTTGTACCTGAGAAGAGCTTTGTAGTGGCTGACATCCCAGGTCTAATTGAAGGTGCTGCTGATGGTGCGGGTCTTGGTATTCGCTTCTTGAAGCACCTAGAGCGTTGTCGCGTGTTATTGCATATGATCGATATTATGCCGATTGATCAATCGGATCCGATCCAAAATGCTCTAACGATCATTGATGAGCTTGAGCAGTACAGTGAGAAGTTGGCTGATAAGCCTCGTTGGTTAGTCTTTAACAAAGTCGATCTGATGCCAGAAGAAGAAGCCGATGAAGTGATTCAAGGCATTCTGGACGCACTAGGTTGGGAAGAAGAATACTTCAAGATTTCTGCCGTTAACAAGCAAGGCACGAAAGAGCTTTGTTATAAACTGGCTGACTTTATGGAATCACTTCCTCGTGGTGAAGAAGAGATCAGCGAAGAAGAGAAAGTCGACTTTATGTGGGACGATTACCATAAAGACGCCATGTCTGGTAAAGACGTGATCACTGAAGATGATGACGATTGGGATGATTGGGACGACGAAGAAGACGACGGGCACGTTGTTTACGTACGTGATTGATCTTCTAATCTAGTTGAAAGCCGCAATTTTCGTTGCGGCTTTTTTACGTCTGAAATCAAACTTGGTTTGAATCAAAGTTATTTGTTGAAATTTTCGTCACAATCAGCCCTTCGAGCATGTGACAGGATTTAGGAGTCGTTAAATTAGTATGGACACAAAGCAACGAGCGGTCTCTCGCTTAATTGCACAAGCAGGTCAAATGCTTCTCGCCCATGGTGCTGAGAGCGCTTTGGTGGGCAGCATTATGGAAAGGATTGGTCTTGCCTGCGGCATGGATGAAGTTGAAGTCTCTCTTTCCTCAAGCTCTTTAGTTGTGACGACAGTAAATCGTGGACACTGTATTACCACGGCGCGACGTTGTGCTGATCGCGGCATTAATATGCGTGTGGTCACTCAAGTACAGCGTATTTGCATTATGCTCGAGCGGGGCATTATTGATGACTATCTCGCCCAACATAAGCTAAATCAAATCAGCCCTGAACGTTATAACCGCTGGCTGGTGGTATTTATGATTGGTCTCTCTTGTGCTGCATTTGCTCGTCTTGCTGGTGGTGATTGGGCCGTATTTGGCATGACGTTCCTAGCGTCAGCTGTTGGCATGATGGTGCGTCAAGAGATTGGTCATCGCCACTTTAACCCTTTACTTAACTTTGCGGTGACAGCATTTGTTACCACCGCTATTTCTGTTCAAGCCTACATTTACGATATTGGTAATGTGCCCACGTTAGTGATGGCATCATCGGTATTAATGTTGGTGCCAGGGGTGCCATTAATTAACTTCGTTGCAGATATGCTTAAAGGTTATGTCAATATGGGTATTGCCCGTTTTGTCATGGCGAGTTTGCTGACGCTCTCAACCTGTCTTGGCATTATCGCTGCAATGAGTGTGTTTGATGTATGGGGATGGTTACTATGAGTTTGATGCAGCTTCTACTCGGTCTCGCCAATGATATGTTCTTTGCCTCCATCCCTGCGGTTGGTTTTGCTTTAGTGTTTAACGTGCCAGTGAAAGCGCTAAAATACTGCGCATTAGGTGGTGCTCTAGGGCATGGTTCTCGTTACTTGATGATGCACTTTGGTATTCCTATCGAGTGGGCGACTTTCTTTGCTGCGACGTTTGTTGGCATGATCGGCGTACATTGGTCACATAAACTTTTGGCTCACCCGAAAGTCTTTACCGTGGCGTCATTAATTCCAATGGTACCCGGAGTCTTTGCTTTTAAGGCGATGATCGCTCTGGTTGAGCTGAATCATCGAGGCTTTGAACCTCAACTACTGGAAATGCTCGCGACAAACTTCCTAAAAGCGATGTTTATTATCGCCGGGCTTGCAGTTGGTTTAGCCATGCCAGGTTTGTTATTCTATCGCCGTCGTCCTATTGTGTAGGTCGAATATAGCTCAACCAGAATGGGATAAATGGATGATTATTAGCATGATTGCCGCGATGGCAAACGAGCGTATTATTGGTAAAGATAACCAAATGCCATGGCACTTGCCCGCAGATTTCGCTTGGTTTAAGCGTTGCACATTGGGTAAACCTGTCGTCATGGGGCGAAAAACATTTGAGTCGATCGGCCGACCGTTGCCTGGCCGTCAAAATATCGTAATTAGCCGTGACAGCACTCTTCACATTGAAGGGGTTGAAACCGCAACATCAATTGAGCAGGCGCTAGAGATTGCTGGCGATGTGGAAGAAGTGATGATTATCGGTGGCGGCGCAATTTACGCAGCATGCTTACCAATTGCTACGCGTCTCTATATCACTCACATAGACGCGCAAATTGAGGGTGATACTCAGTTCCCTGCATGGGGGGAAAGCTTTGTTGAGAGCTATTCTGAGCACTACCATGCGGATGATAAGAACGCTTACGATATGCGCTTTACGGTTCTAGATAGAACTTAAGAGTATTTGGATAACTTAGAATTGAGAGGGAGAGAAATTGTCTCGCCTCTCGATTCTATATTCTCAAAGCGAAGCAGAGCGCTTTTGTCTCAATCTAAACCAATGCAGGTTGAGTGAAAAACTGTTTATCTTCCCAACGCAACATTGTCAAACAACCGCCCCAGACACAGCCAGTATCTAACCCGATCTCTGAATCACTTTGGTACCCTTCAAGCGCCGCCCAATGACCAAAGATCACGGTTTTATCTAATGGGAGCCGGCTTGGCAGTTTAAACCAAGGCATCAGTTCTTCAGTGATGATTTCTTGTGGTGGAAGTTTACACTCCATATCTAAACGAGCATCGGCAAAGCAAAAACGCATTCGGGTAAAGGCATTAATAATATAGCGATAGCGCTCAATACCTTGCAGCTTGTCATCCCACAAATCGGGTTGGTTAGCGTACATGTTTTCGATTAGCCAAGCCCAATCATCGCTTTGTAATATTTGCTCAACTTCTTTCGCGTTAGCTCGGGCAGTGGCTAAATCCCATTGTGGAGAAATACCCGCATGGCACATAACAAACTCATCGTGCTCTGCCATTAGCGGTTGGTGGCGCAACCATTCCAACAGTTCATCTTTATCGTTTGCAGCGAAGATCGGTGCGGTTTGATCTTTATCTTTAACTCGATGAATACCTAATGAAACGGCGAGTAAATGCAAGTCATGGTTTCCTAGAACCACGCGAGCGCTGTCACCGAGCTGTTTGACAAAACGTAGGGTATCCAGAGATTTAGGACCTCGAGCAACGAGGTCTCCAGCTAGCCAAAGTTGATCATTGGATGGATCAAACTGGACGTTATCCAACAGTTGCTTGAGTTCGTCAAAACAACCTTGAATATCACCAACAATGTATGTTGCCACAAATTTTTCCTAATTGAGTACGTTGGGGATAGCGAGACGAAATGGTTCGATTTCGGCTGCGAACTCTTTACCGCTGGCATCGAGCATAATGTATTGACCTTGCATCACCCCGACCGGTGTTTCTATTGCAGTGCCGCTGGTGTAGGTGTATTCGTCATTGCCTTGGATAAATGGTTGCTGTCCAACCACACCTTCGCCTTCAACCGACACTTGTTTACCGTTAGCATCGGTTATCAACCAGCGGCGGCTAATGAGCTGAACCGTCTCGGTGCTGAGGTTTTTGATCGTCACTAGATAAGCAAAGATATAGCGTTTTGCCGCAGGGTCGGATTGTTCTGCGATATAGCGACTGTGGACTTGGACTTTGATACAAGGTTGTAAGACATCCATATAGACTCCTCGTATAAGCATACCAATTAAAAAAGATCACTTCGACTTCTCTAGATTGATATAAACAAAAGGGCGCGAATGCGCCCTTGGGGTTGATTTATGCGTTATGGCTGCTGTTGGCATCTAGCCAGTTTGCCATTGCCACAAATTGCTCTAAGGTGAGATTTTCTGGACGCATCGCTGGGTTTACCCCAAGCTCTTCCAAAATCTCGGCACTCATTAGTGCTTTGTAGCAGTTACGTACGGTTTTACGACGTTGGTTAAAGCCTTCACGGCACACTCGCTCAAGCCATTTTAAGCTGGTTGCTGGGTGTGGTAGCGTTTCATATGGCACCAATCGTACAACTGCTGAGTCGACTTTAGGTGGCGGCACAAAAGCGGTTGGTGGTACTTCTAGTACAGGTACCACCTTACAGTAGTACTGAGCCATAACCGTAAGGCGGCCATAGGCTTTGCTGCCAGGTCCTGCGGCTAGACGATTAACCACTTCTTTTTGCAACATAAAGTGCATGTCTTGAATATCCGCATGGAATTCAAACAGGTGGAACATCAATGGCGTCGAGATGTTGTAAGGTAGATTACCGAAAATACGCAATTTGTTGTTTGGCTTAACCAGTTGAGTAAAGTCGAAGCGCATCGCGTCGCCTTCATGAATGGTTAATTTATCGGCTAAATCTGGATGGTTACGTAAACGCTCCGCTAAGTCACGGTCAAGTTCGATCACAGTAAACTTATCGACTTCACGACCAACAGGCTCGGTAATCGCACCAAGACCTGGTCCAATCTCAACCAAGTTTTGACCTGGTCTTGGATTGATGGCAGAAACGATGCCATCAATAATATAAGGGTCGTTTAGGAAGTTTTGACCAAAACGTTTACGCGCTTTGTGTCCTAAATGGACATCATTTCTCATTGTTTCTTCTCTACTAAATCTATTGCGTACGCCAGTGCTGTTCGGAAGCTCCCTGTATCTGCTGAACCTGTACCAGCAAGATCAAGTGCTGTACCGTGGTCCACCGATGTCCGAATAAATGGTAGGCCCAGTGTGATATTCACTGAACGGCCAAATCCTTTGTATTTTAGCACGGGAAGTACTTGGTCGTGATACATGCCTAAGACGGTGTCTGCATCTTGTAAGTACTTTTCATTAAAGATGGTGTCAGCAGGAAGTGGACCAATCAAGTTGATGCCTTTTTCCAGCTTCATACGCTCTAAAGTTGGCGTAATGGTCTCAATTTCTTCTCTGCCTAAGCAGCCATCTTCCCCTGCGTGAGGATTAAGCCCGCAAACATAGATGTTTGGCTGACGAATAGCAAATTTTTCTACTAGATCGGTATGTAAAATATCAATGATCTTTTCTAGTCGCTCTGCAGTAACGGCTTGAGGAATGTACGCCAATGGAAGGTGTGTGGTCACCAATGCCACTCGAAGTCCTTCAGTGGCAAGCATCATCACTACCAATGGGGTATTGGATTTTTCGGCAAAGAACTCAGTGTGTCCGCTAAATGCCACACCAGCGCGGTTAATGACCCCTTTGTGCACAGGGCCGGTGACTACAGCATCAAACTCACCTGTCATACAACCATTGGTTGCGCGCTCAAGTGTGTGCAAAACATAGTGCCCATTCGCTTCGTTTAGTTCGCCAGCCTTCACTGCATGCGCAACTGGAATATGATCAACAATCAAAGAGCCAGCTTGTTGAGGGGTAATCGGCTGTGAAGCATCGTAATTGACTAGTTCCACCTCAATACCCAATAAATCGGCACGTTGTGCCAACATGTTTTTGTCGGCGCAGACAACAATTTGATGATCCCAAGCCTCTTTAGACAGAGCGAGGACTAAATCTGGGCCAATACCAGCAGGTTCGCCGGCGGTTACAACGATACGTTTAATTGTCATTTTGCTGATCCTTTACCAGTTCAACATAGGCGCCGGCACGAATTTCTTGTAACCAAGCGCTGACTTCTTCATTGAACTTGCGATTAAACAAAATTCGGTAAGCTTTGTTTTTCATTGCAGAGTCAGTACGGTCAACTTCGCGACGATCTAACACTTCAACAATATGCCACCCGTGAACGGTTTTAAATGGCGCGCTGATTTGGCCAACCGGTAGGGTATCAACTTGGTGTTTAAATTCAGGTACATATAGATCCGAAGTTTGATAGCCCAGCTCACCATTCTGTGCCGCAGAGCCAGGGTCTTGACTGTATTGCTGAGCGAGTTCACCGAAAGTTGCTTCACCCGCTTTTACCTGGCGGATGATTTCGTTTAGCTGATTTTGCACCCCTTCATCGCTTAAAATGACGGTCGGTTTGATCAAGATATGGCGCGCATTCACTTCTGTTACTGCGACGGTCTCTAAACCCTTAACATCTTCAATTTTAAGGATGTGGTAGCCGACGCCGCTGCTAAATGGACCGATGATGCTTCCTTTATTTTGCAACTTGATTTGATCGGCGAAAATGGTCGGCATTTCTTCTTTGCGCATCCAACCCCAATCACCACCTTGTAGTGCCTTAGGCCCTTTTGAATAGGTGTATGCCAAAGTTTCAAAGTCTTCACCTTGTTTGAGGCGCTCGACTAATTCATTGGCTTGTTGTTGGACTTTGGTTTTATCTTCACCGTCGTTAACGCGTAGTTGAATGTGCCCAATTTTATATTGAACCGTTGCATTGGTTTCGTTTGCCAAAACTTCAGCTAGGTTATCGACTTCAGCTGGCAAGATATTGACACGGCGACGCACTAGAGTATTACGAGCTTCACTTGCCGCAATCTCTTTGCGAATCTGCTCGCGAAATTCAGGGTAGGTGATGCCTTCGACAGTAAGCGAGGCAATCAACTGTTCAACGCTTTGATTGTTGCTTTTAGCAATATCTTCAATGGCAGCATTAAGACGGGTATCGTCAACTCGAACACCGATACGCTCGGCTTCTTGTTGTTGAATAGTCTCTAGAATGAGTTTTTCTTCAACCTGTCCGATTAAGACATCTTTAGCTGGGAGCGACTGGCCGCTTTTTTGTGCGTTAATTGCCAGTGTTTTTAGTGCGTTATCGATATCACTTTGTAGTACCACGCCATCATTAACAATGATGGCAACTTTGTCCATTTCAACCACATTAGCGTTAGCAACACCGATATGGCATGCCGCTACAAGGGTAAGCAGCGCTTTGTTCCAAATTTTCATCAATAACCCTTCGATGTTTGCCAGCCTAACGGCTGGCGAAAAAATTAGTTGTTTAGGAAGAACGGGCGGCCATAGCCAAGAGAGTTGCCACCATCATCAGAATCCGTACCCATATTGGTACCAAAGCCAACAATACCGAAGTTGATACTGAAGTTATTTTCGTATTCAGCTTCTGCGTTCGGATAGCTTGAAAAATCTGGCTTCCAACCGCGTAACTGGTTGGTGTAGGTAAAGCCAATATACCAACAGTCATCAATATAGTTGAGGCGCGCTAGCCATTCGATCGCCTGACTGGTCGTGAGGTCATAGAAATATTGCGCACTCGCATTCCAGTTTGGTGAGAAGGTATAGCCAGCAAGTAAGCCCGCTTGAGAAATCCCTTTGCGTGTTATGCTGTTAATACCACCATCACCAGCAATACTATTTAAGTCAACAGTCTGTTGGATATAACTCTCGGTAACATAGCGGTAGTTACCCTGTAGGTAGCCGTCAGCGATTCGATATTCCAAGGTACTGTTAGCGACTTGCATTTCGCTTGAGTCAATGTCGTACTGCACACCACCGTGGTAGAAGAGATAATCATCATAGTTGAAGTCCATTTCAATCGACCATGCAGAGTAGCGGGTTGATTCATCTTCAGATGGTGTTGAAACTGAATTTTTGGTCGAACGGTCAAGATAGAAAATTTGACCAAACGAGATATTTAAACGCTCTTTGTACTCATCATCAAAGAAGCGAGTGGAGGCACCATAACTAAACTGGTTGGCCGGTGCGATATAGTCAACACCACTAAACTTACGGCTGCGGAACAAACCATAGTAGTCCGTTTGCAGTAAGGTTGTATCGTACAAAAAGATATCTGATTGATCTTCTTTCGGTACATATAGGTACTGAATTTGCGGCTCAAGGGTTTGGGTGTAGTTGCCCAGTACGTGAGCGTCGCGTTCCAGCACTAAACCTGCATGGCTGCGGAACTCAGGAATAACGCGAGTTACGTTTTCTTTTAGGCCATAGGTGGAATTGTCATTTTTACCATCACCATCAGTATCTCTAAATGAGGTATCAACCCCATCTAAGTCTTGTTGATAGTGAGTGCCTAAAATACGCGCTTCTGTGGTCCAAGAACCCCAAGTACTATGGATTGGTATCGTAATCCCCGGTTCCACATGCACACGAGTTGCCGATGGTTTGGTTTTATCATCGGTATCAAAACGTGATACTTGGCTGATAACATCAAAATCTATATAGGGTGCAATTTCTGGCGAGTAATAGTTAAACGACAACTGCGGCAAGATACGATACGGCAGGTTACCCGCTTCGGTCAGTACTTGAAAATCTCGCGCCAACAACGTTGCGTCCCAGTTCCTTGTACGGTACTGGAATTCGCCTTCTTGAATCAATTGACCATCTTCACGCTTACCGATGTTTGAATCTACATCGGTAAAGTAATCGATATCACTGACTTTGGAGTAATCAATATGGAACTTCCAGTTCTGCTGATAGATGCCATCGTGGGTGTATTGCATCGCCCAGCGATCACCTTTCTCTGGGTGTTTTTTATCATCAGGCAGATACTCTGACTCAACCTCACCTTGTCCAAATGAGGTGAGGTAGCGGAAGGTACTATTTAACTGTGTGCCACGCGCTTCCATATATTTCAGAGTGGTTGCCAAATCGTAATTTGGCGCTAGGTTCCAATAAATTGGCACTTCAAACTCAATACCGTCACTCGAACCGTAGGACGCTGTCGGGTAAAGGAAGCCCGTCTTAC
This is a stretch of genomic DNA from Vibrio panuliri. It encodes these proteins:
- the rpmA gene encoding 50S ribosomal protein L27, encoding MAHKKAGGSTRNGRDSESKRLGVKRFGGESVLAGNIIVRQRGTKFHAGNNVGLGKDHTLFALTDGKVKFEVKGPKNRKFVSIESAE
- the cgtA gene encoding Obg family GTPase CgtA, whose translation is MKFVDEAVVKVQAGDGGSGVVSFWREKFITKGGPDGGDGGDGGDIYIQADENLNTLIDYRFQRFYEAERGENGRGGNCTGKRGKDKVLRVPVGTRAVDIHTNEVVAEVAEHGKKMMVAKGGWHGLGNTRFKSSVNRAPRQKTLGTKGEVRELRLELLLLADVGMLGLPNAGKSTFIRAVSAAKPKVADYPFTTLIPSLGVVSVVPEKSFVVADIPGLIEGAADGAGLGIRFLKHLERCRVLLHMIDIMPIDQSDPIQNALTIIDELEQYSEKLADKPRWLVFNKVDLMPEEEADEVIQGILDALGWEEEYFKISAVNKQGTKELCYKLADFMESLPRGEEEISEEEKVDFMWDDYHKDAMSGKDVITEDDDDWDDWDDEEDDGHVVYVRD
- a CDS encoding threonine/serine exporter family protein; protein product: MDTKQRAVSRLIAQAGQMLLAHGAESALVGSIMERIGLACGMDEVEVSLSSSSLVVTTVNRGHCITTARRCADRGINMRVVTQVQRICIMLERGIIDDYLAQHKLNQISPERYNRWLVVFMIGLSCAAFARLAGGDWAVFGMTFLASAVGMMVRQEIGHRHFNPLLNFAVTAFVTTAISVQAYIYDIGNVPTLVMASSVLMLVPGVPLINFVADMLKGYVNMGIARFVMASLLTLSTCLGIIAAMSVFDVWGWLL
- a CDS encoding threonine/serine exporter family protein produces the protein MSLMQLLLGLANDMFFASIPAVGFALVFNVPVKALKYCALGGALGHGSRYLMMHFGIPIEWATFFAATFVGMIGVHWSHKLLAHPKVFTVASLIPMVPGVFAFKAMIALVELNHRGFEPQLLEMLATNFLKAMFIIAGLAVGLAMPGLLFYRRRPIV
- the folA gene encoding type 3 dihydrofolate reductase, whose amino-acid sequence is MIISMIAAMANERIIGKDNQMPWHLPADFAWFKRCTLGKPVVMGRKTFESIGRPLPGRQNIVISRDSTLHIEGVETATSIEQALEIAGDVEEVMIIGGGAIYAACLPIATRLYITHIDAQIEGDTQFPAWGESFVESYSEHYHADDKNAYDMRFTVLDRT
- the apaH gene encoding bis(5'-nucleosyl)-tetraphosphatase (symmetrical) ApaH, with protein sequence MATYIVGDIQGCFDELKQLLDNVQFDPSNDQLWLAGDLVARGPKSLDTLRFVKQLGDSARVVLGNHDLHLLAVSLGIHRVKDKDQTAPIFAANDKDELLEWLRHQPLMAEHDEFVMCHAGISPQWDLATARANAKEVEQILQSDDWAWLIENMYANQPDLWDDKLQGIERYRYIINAFTRMRFCFADARLDMECKLPPQEIITEELMPWFKLPSRLPLDKTVIFGHWAALEGYQSDSEIGLDTGCVWGGCLTMLRWEDKQFFTQPALV
- the apaG gene encoding Co2+/Mg2+ efflux protein ApaG → MDVLQPCIKVQVHSRYIAEQSDPAAKRYIFAYLVTIKNLSTETVQLISRRWLITDANGKQVSVEGEGVVGQQPFIQGNDEYTYTSGTAIETPVGVMQGQYIMLDASGKEFAAEIEPFRLAIPNVLN
- the rsmA gene encoding 16S rRNA (adenine(1518)-N(6)/adenine(1519)-N(6))-dimethyltransferase RsmA; translated protein: MRNDVHLGHKARKRFGQNFLNDPYIIDGIVSAINPRPGQNLVEIGPGLGAITEPVGREVDKFTVIELDRDLAERLRNHPDLADKLTIHEGDAMRFDFTQLVKPNNKLRIFGNLPYNISTPLMFHLFEFHADIQDMHFMLQKEVVNRLAAGPGSKAYGRLTVMAQYYCKVVPVLEVPPTAFVPPPKVDSAVVRLVPYETLPHPATSLKWLERVCREGFNQRRKTVRNCYKALMSAEILEELGVNPAMRPENLTLEQFVAMANWLDANSSHNA
- the pdxA gene encoding 4-hydroxythreonine-4-phosphate dehydrogenase PdxA, producing the protein MTIKRIVVTAGEPAGIGPDLVLALSKEAWDHQIVVCADKNMLAQRADLLGIEVELVNYDASQPITPQQAGSLIVDHIPVAHAVKAGELNEANGHYVLHTLERATNGCMTGEFDAVVTGPVHKGVINRAGVAFSGHTEFFAEKSNTPLVVMMLATEGLRVALVTTHLPLAYIPQAVTAERLEKIIDILHTDLVEKFAIRQPNIYVCGLNPHAGEDGCLGREEIETITPTLERMKLEKGINLIGPLPADTIFNEKYLQDADTVLGMYHDQVLPVLKYKGFGRSVNITLGLPFIRTSVDHGTALDLAGTGSADTGSFRTALAYAIDLVEKKQ
- the surA gene encoding peptidylprolyl isomerase SurA, yielding MKIWNKALLTLVAACHIGVANANVVEMDKVAIIVNDGVVLQSDIDNALKTLAINAQKSGQSLPAKDVLIGQVEEKLILETIQQQEAERIGVRVDDTRLNAAIEDIAKSNNQSVEQLIASLTVEGITYPEFREQIRKEIAASEARNTLVRRRVNILPAEVDNLAEVLANETNATVQYKIGHIQLRVNDGEDKTKVQQQANELVERLKQGEDFETLAYTYSKGPKALQGGDWGWMRKEEMPTIFADQIKLQNKGSIIGPFSSGVGYHILKIEDVKGLETVAVTEVNARHILIKPTVILSDEGVQNQLNEIIRQVKAGEATFGELAQQYSQDPGSAAQNGELGYQTSDLYVPEFKHQVDTLPVGQISAPFKTVHGWHIVEVLDRREVDRTDSAMKNKAYRILFNRKFNEEVSAWLQEIRAGAYVELVKDQQNDN
- the lptD gene encoding LPS assembly protein LptD translates to MSRFPRTLLAASISAAFFAPQIQANETVVDASVQELPAIDQCLIDQPEAENPNQQPITVEADSLEGVNGDKATYSGNVVVVQGKKRMKADSVTLHQQDNVVVAEGNVVFSDGAVKTVSDKAVNNLNTEYVELNNTKYQFLCEPGRGEAVYVSKTGKAMYEIEDGSITSCPEGDNSWQMKASSIEIDQNEEEATFFNPRFEIQRVPVFYLPYLTVPIGDTRKTGFLYPTASYGSSDGIEFEVPIYWNLAPNYDLATTLKYMEARGTQLNSTFRYLTSFGQGEVESEYLPDDKKHPEKGDRWAMQYTHDGIYQQNWKFHIDYSKVSDIDYFTDVDSNIGKREDGQLIQEGEFQYRTRNWDATLLARDFQVLTEAGNLPYRILPQLSFNYYSPEIAPYIDFDVISQVSRFDTDDKTKPSATRVHVEPGITIPIHSTWGSWTTEARILGTHYQQDLDGVDTSFRDTDGDGKNDNSTYGLKENVTRVIPEFRSHAGLVLERDAHVLGNYTQTLEPQIQYLYVPKEDQSDIFLYDTTLLQTDYYGLFRSRKFSGVDYIAPANQFSYGASTRFFDDEYKERLNISFGQIFYLDRSTKNSVSTPSEDESTRYSAWSIEMDFNYDDYLFYHGGVQYDIDSSEMQVANSTLEYRIADGYLQGNYRYVTESYIQQTVDLNSIAGDGGINSITRKGISQAGLLAGYTFSPNWNASAQYFYDLTTSQAIEWLARLNYIDDCWYIGFTYTNQLRGWKPDFSSYPNAEAEYENNFSINFGIVGFGTNMGTDSDDGGNSLGYGRPFFLNN